A stretch of the Pan paniscus chromosome 2, NHGRI_mPanPan1-v2.0_pri, whole genome shotgun sequence genome encodes the following:
- the KRBOX1 gene encoding KRAB domain-containing protein 1 yields MMTAVSLTTRPQESVAFEDVAVYFTTKEWAIMVPAERALYRDVMLENYEAVAFVVPPTSKPALVSHLEQGKESCFTQPQGVLSRNDWRAGWIGYLELRRYTYLAKAVLRRIVSKIFRNRQCWEDRRKA; encoded by the exons ATGATGACAGCTGTGTCCTTAACAACCAGGCCCCAG GAATCAGTGGCTTTTGAGGACGTGGCTGTGTACTTCACTACGAAGGAATGGGCCATCATGGTGCCTGCCGAGAGGGCCTTGTACAGGGATGTGATGCTGGAGAACTATGAGGCTGTGGCCTTTGTAG TGCCACCCACTTCCAAACCAGCTTTGGTCTCTCATCTGGAGCAAGGGAAAGAGTCCTGTTTCACCCAGCCGCAGGGAGTCCTAAGCAGGAATGACTGGAGAGCAGGCTGGATAG GATACTTGGAACTAAGAAGATATACTTActtagctaaagcagtgttacgTAGAATAGTATCAAAAATTTTTCGAAATCGTCAATGCTGGGAAGACAGGAGAAAAGCTTAA